In Pararge aegeria chromosome W unlocalized genomic scaffold, ilParAegt1.1 SUPER_W_unloc_3, whole genome shotgun sequence, the genomic window AAATCGATCTGTTTGCCACCAAACAAACGAAAGTTGTGGAGAATTATGTCAGCAAGGATCACCTAGACTCATCAGCAACATTTTGCAACGCCTTCAGTCGGACATGGAATTATCAGTTGGCTTGGGTGTTTCCGCCACCGAGCTTGATACCCCGGGTACTTCATCATCTGAACTCAGCACAAGGAACATTCCTTGTAGTGGCTCCGATGTGGAACAGAGCGTTTTGGCTTCCAGACCTTCGCAGGCGAGCGTTGCGCAGACCACTGAGAATACCAGATCTGAAACATGTCTTAATAGATCAGATCACCGGTCTTGCCCCACCACGTGTACAAGAAATGCAgctttttgtatggaaaattggGGCTGGAGCCACGAAACCGAGCACTGGTCACAATCTGAAAAGGACTTGTTAAAACTAAGTTGGAGAAAATCAACCTTAAAAACCTACAAACCAGCCTGGGTACGCTGGGTCAATTGGTGCAGAGTAAATAGTTTTGACTATAAGTCACCTGATGGGAGTACACTGTCAAAATATTTAGCCTTCCTGTTCCTTGAAGAAAGATTAGCCTATCCCACTATCTTATTGCATAAATCGGTCGTGACAACTTTTGGTCAAACCAAGAACAATGAAAACTTAAGTTCACATTTCTTGGTTAAACATATGCTAAAGGCAATCTCTCTTCAAAGTCCAAGGGCAGAGAAATCTCCGATTTGGGACCCTAGCGACCTGATTGCCTGGTCGCAAAATAATCttccaaataaaataactttctttGAAGCGTCACGTAGACTGTCCTGTATCTTATTACTTGCATCTGGCAGACGCGTTCATGATCTCACGCTTTTAAAAGTTTCAACAGGTCATTACATAGACAGCGGTGACCAAATCATATTTTATCCCGAGTTTGGATCAAAAACCGACACTGCAACATATAGGCAATCAGGTTGGAGACTGTTAAAACATCCTAACATAAATGTATGTCCCGTTTATTGGACCAAAAAAGTGTTGGAGTTGAGCAAACACAGACGGGTAAGCCAAAAACACGATTCTTTGTTTATTACAGTAAAAGGTGAAACTCGTGTAGCATCTAGAACTGTCATTGGTAATTGGGTAAGATCCGTGCTAAAAGATGCCAACATACAGGCATCGCCCGGAAGTGTACGCTCAGCTGTAGCATCTTTGAATTGGTATGAAAACCTACCTATTGAAGACATTCTCTCTCGTGGCAATTGGCGCAGAGAGAATACCTTTGcgaaattttattgtaaagcaATTGTTGGCCGGTCAAATATAAGCCAGACATCTAATCTAGTAACAAATTTCGAGCCTGtatgatttaataattataacattagtcACTATTTGGCAGCTTTACTAATTGTTTGATTATgtgatttttgtaattattagaaGAGTCTATTATaagtttacaatttttctatttgGCTATTGTTTTgcagttattaattaatttaatagtttctATATTCTCTTCACATAGCGTCGTTTTGTGATCACCAGGAGTTAATAGACAGGTCTCTCACAGATGCTGTGCATCATCACATGCCGAATAATAGTACAagttttacaaaacaataaaacttgTATTATTTGAGCAGAGATGATGCACAGCATCCCAATAAGGCCTCCTGGTGAGAGACTCCTATGACGAAAGCGCGCCGAGCGCCACCATCTTGGTGATCACGTGACATAAACAAAGACAAACAAGGCCCTGATTGGTTGAAACGTTAAAGTTGGCTCTGATTGGTGTAAAAGCAAAAAGGGAAGTACGAACGCACTCTCACAGATGCTGTGCATCATCTCTGCTCAAATAATAcaagttttattgttttgtaaaacttgtactattaaaattcattttatacaaaacttaattgACTAATAATTAGTTATCTATTTCCGATTTTGTAGTTTGTAGatactttattttgtttgtagaaATTCTGTTCGATATAATCACCCTTAAGCTCAATAGATCTATGAATGATTTTTTCTAAAAcatcgtaaaaatattttttatccaaatGAGCCAAATTTTTTAccccttaagtatttttttaattgaagaaCCAATAAAAATCACATGGGGCCGGATGGCCTCCTTCTATTTTTCTAGTATTGTTGCGTAGTATTCTCCGGTTATGGCCCTTCCTTTTTCCTTGTTATCAATCAGTATTATCCGCTTACAATCCCAATGCAATAACCATCGACTTTTCCGCCGACTCCGACACTTTGAATTTCTTTAGCGGTGGTTTTCCCTTTTTTTGCCATTGCATAGACTTGCTCTTGTTTGGACTCAGGCTCTAAGTGATGAACCCATGTCTCATGGCCGGTAACAATCCGCTCCAAAATCTGCGCAGGTTCGTCTCCACAGAACTAAAAGAATTGGTTTGACGTATCGACGCGTTGCCGTTCCTGAAGTGGCGTGAGCATTCTCGGTACCTATCTTTCACTGACTTTTATCACAGCAGGTTCAATTTTCTCCATAGTTTCACTTTTCTTCCGGATTGACTTGTAAAGCAGTCGAGTGTTCGTAAACGAATAACGCAATATAGCTGAAACTCAATTTATCATTTAAGACCCTATTTCGTATGACACTAAGCGAGTGCACCTATCCTCACTCCATCCCCTCTATTCCACGAACTTCCCCCctcgtatataataattaaaaataaagatatttgtctaataataattttttaacgaTTTTCCACAGTCAATTAGCAAAAAAACAAGCAGAAATGACAAAAGCAGGCAAAGAACCCGAAGTACCTGATTTCAAGAAATTTATGGAtttggattttaaaaataaaaaattagaagaGTGGCGTAACAATCTGCCAGATGACCTAGCCGCCAGATTGacaaaggaaaaattatataacctaTTCCAGGACGTTTCTTATGACATCTTATCTGAACTGCTTATGGCTCTTGATAATAATTTCCAAGAAACTGTTGaggtaagtaaatttttataaagtttactcATCTTGTGTGTTAATTtacaagtaataatatttatttaggtagatacttgctcactaccatcgcttaaaactttatttgtaaatgtcAGTTTTATTTGACTTACCTTGGCTTCCctatgtattataattatgaaacaaAACGTCAATAATATTCGGTTGTTACTTATGATATTGGCATTTTGTCGTAACGGCCACTTTGACCTCAAGTGGTTACGTAAACGCTTTGGTTACgaattctaatttaaaatttatacaacTATTTACTCAATCTTTGGTGTTTTGAAACCCCTTTACTTCATTggtttttttctctttttctttGCTTTCACTCAGTTTACAAAATGAAACGAGTTTCCTTGGCACCAGTGCTGCAGAAACGGCTCGAAGGACTAATGTAATAAGTTTGACGGCGGTGTAGCAACAGAAAACACAGTGCGTTTTTGGTTCTAACGTTTTCGTTCTGGAAAGGAGAATGACCAGCATAGTATGGATCTTGGGCCACTTTCTAATATTTCTGTATCTGGATAAATGTTATCATAAAATATCTTGATTAtccttatttcaattttttttttttaatggaaccCCAGATTCAGAGGAAAATTAAGGTTATCTTCAATGAGAGTCACAGGGCTCCAAAACACAACACTGCATTCGTTTATGCTTATACGtaggaaatataattattatctcaaCTCGACGTAAAAAACACAAACCTGCATAAGAGTGAAACTAATTAAATTCAATGCAGGCAATAATGAcagtgatataaatacgggtgcattttcgatacatcTCGGTCTTGGATAAGACtcagacgatgcaaagatacctccggGTGTCTTAGATgtgaccgattttttttttttagattatataaatatagattttttagagttttttttttttattcttattgatTAAAGGGCTTTTATTTTGCACAAACATGATATAAGCGAAATAGGTCTAAATTTATTCGAGTTTCCTGCTTTAGGGATAGCAACCACCTGTATTCTACGCCACTGGCTAGGAATATAACCTGTCCTGAAGatgaaattatacattttaagtaaatattcttTAGCACATACAGGAAGATTATAAATCATAGAATATGTAACCCCATCGTCCCCTGGTGCAGTGTCCTTCTTTTTTAAACAGCACCGTGTTAAGTACTTAGGTATATGGTTGGATCGGTCGTTATTGTGGAGCAAACATATTAATGAGTTAAgtcaaaaaacaatgaaaattttgaatttactaaaaattttaactGGTCCGTCTTAGGGGGTCCACCCGAAGCATTCAAGAAAACTTTATATATCTTTGCTCCGTAGTAGACTTGACTACGGGTGTTTTTTATATGACAATAGTGCAAAAAGTCACATACAAAAGTTAGACAGAATACAAAACCAGGCATTGCGAATAATTGGGGGTTTTATTAAGACCACACCCATTCATGTAATGGAGTCGGAGTTATGCCTACCGCCGCTGTATCTGAGAAGATATTATTTAGCAACTAAGTACTGCTTTAGAACTCTAAGCTTTTCTAAAAATACGACTATTGAACTGTTAAATAACTGTTATACACTCCGTCAAAATAGTAGGTATTGGCGGAGAAGAAAGACTCCATTAGTGcctataatttataatgaaattaagcaTGAGAAGTTACATTCATGTAGTTCTCTGCAAATGTTCACATTGAATACTTGGGTCAcaaatattgacattaataagGTCATAAGTACAGACTTGGATAGTATTAAACAGGCTAAAaggttttatgaaataaattcgtTAAGAAATTGTATTGTACAGGAATTAAATAGCAAATATGGTgattatcatatattatatacggaTGGTTCTAAATCAGACGAAATTTCGGGAGCAGCGTTTCATGACTCCggctctaataacattttatttaaaataacttcaaatgtttgtattatgtCAGTGGAATTATTTGCAATCTCAGAGGCTTTGGCATATGTGGAAGCGTCGAGATACAAAAATGTTGTGATATTTACTGACAGTAAAAGTGCCTTGCAGCATTTAGCTCGGTGCGCCTCTGGGCTCAGAGGTGTTCCGGTAGCGTATGCCATTTTGGCAAGGATTAATAACGTTTTGCAAAGTTTTGTCGAACTGAGACTGCAATGGATACCATCGCATATAGGTTTAAGAGGAAACGAGAAGGCTGACCTGTTAGCAAAAACTGCATGTTTGGAGGGAAGTGAGGTTTTTGTAATGCCAAACTACGCAGAGGTAACcgtgaaatataaaagtaaaatttatgataTGTGGAAAGAATATTTTGATAGACGTCCTAAAGAAAACGGAATTTGGTATCGAACCATACAGAGTCAGCCTCCTCGAAAGCCTTGGTTCGAAGTTGGTAAGTTAAATAGGTCTATGATCAAGATAGCGCATAGGTTGCGTTCTGGGCACGTTCCAtccaataaattttcatttttaatgcgGAAATCGGATTCTCCAAATTGTGATGTATGTGGGGTAGTGGAAGATGTACACCATTTGTTGATCGAATGTGCCCGTAATGATCAAGGTAGAAGGACATTAATaagggatttaaaattaaaccttagtGATATAGGTGTGTTTCATACCATCTTGTCTTCCCCAACTTCTGGGGAAGCcaaaatgatatatgatttttatagaaGTAGTTATTAATAAGTTGTACAAGAATAGAAAGTTACGATAGGGCtgacatatttttgtaaaataaaagccctttaatcaataagaataaaaaaaaaaaatctaaaaaatctatatttatataatctaaaaaaaaaaaaaatcggtcacATCTAAGACACccggaggtatctttgcatcgtctgaGTCTTATCCAAGACCGAgatgtatcgaaaatgcacccgtatttatatcactgTCATTATTGCCTGCATTGAATTTAATTAGTTTCACTCTCATGCAGGTTTGTGTTTTTTACGTCGAGttgagataataattatatttcctaCGTATAAGCATAAACGAATGCAGTGTTGTGTTTTGGAGCCCTGTGACTCTCATTGAAGATAACCTTAATTTTCCTCTGAATCTGGggttccattaaaaaaaaaaaattgaaataaggaTAATCAAGATATTTTATGATAACATTTATCCAGATACAGAAATATTAGAAAGTGGCCCAAGATCCATACTATGCTGGTCATTCTCCTTTCCAGAACGAAAACGTTAGAACCAAAAACGCACTGTGTTTTCTGTTGCTACACCGCCGTCAAACTTATTACATTAGTCCTTCGAGCCGTTTCTGCAGCACTGGTGCCAAGGAAACTCGTTTCATTTTGTAAACTGAGTGAAAGCAAAGAAAAAGAGAGACTCAAAAGGAAGATGTGAGTTAAAAGTAACTGCCATTCTCATAACAAACCTGCTACTATTTTTTACTACATCATCATGAGTGTTCAGATTAGGCTGAAGCAGCactattaggcttctctatataataactttattagcATAAACCTTTCATTctgtatttcatatattattgaaTGTATTAATACAGTATAGTTTACATTTGGTATTTATACGAGGTATATCGGTGCATGTCTATGCATTGTTACTCTTCGTATCAGTAATTTCTTTAAGtgcctacttttttttttaaatatatttagctgaagaacatttttatgaatataatacgtaataaatataatatacagacactcaaaaacatttatgttaatcacacaaacattttctagttgtgggaatcgaacccacggacttggactcagaaagaaggtaCGCCcgttgcgccagtcggccgtcgtacAGTCGCCAGCTCTACTTGAATTTTGCTCACAATCGAGGGCTTCTGGAAGAAAACTCTTTAGAGATAAGTTGTCCTTGTGTACGTCCTGTCCTGTTTgcgttaattttttaatttttgttactaaataaataaataactagcaCCTTTTATTTCGATCACCAACCCTTCCGTTAGGCAATTcccagctgtggactgttataggcttttataGGTTGGTTTTAGGGAAAAATCTATGGATCGGAACCCCGAATACATATTCGTTTTTAACAAAACATGCTTCAACAATCACGCGACCGATGTACCGAGAGTGGAAAGTACGTCGGGTTTTCATATTTTCCTATTTCCGCCGAGCGATATGCCCGTCGCGAATTCGATGCAACGTTCCGTGTGATAGATTTTGCTTTAAAGTTTTCCATTGTTAACTATTTCTACCATTTTCTCATAGCAGACTCTTAATATATTTCTTGGCTTATAGAGtcttatcttcatcatcacataGACCGATTGAtgatttatgtgatgatgatgatgataatgatgaaactgTGTAAGGCAagcactgctagacataggtcatTTCTAGGGGGTTCCCCGTGACTGTACCTTAGCCACGTTTTCACGTAGGATCGCTACTTCAGCACCTTGTGACGCCTACATCCATCGGTCATCGCggaaagtgataatgcagtctcaGATGATAGCGACCTAACATGCtagaggcagtggcgtgcacagggttttcgaccagggtatgcataaagcaggtacatggcatgaaatggaaaaaatcccctccaatacgagttatataaaataatttgggtatgcagtgcttatgtgcatgtatgaagtgcacgccactggctagaGGCATTTATATTGAATAATACATTGAACTGGGACACTAAACCGCGTGGTGGAACGCATTCGTGGGTAGCATGGTAACTAGCTAGGACCGAATCCTTCTTATCACCAGATCAGAccgaagaaaattcaaaaatttaccATTCCGAATTTTCCCGGGCATAGAACCCGTGACTTCCCTTTCATAAGGCCGCATAgcacaccactgcgccagggatgTCTAACAACTGtccgcacacacacacacacacacagcttAGAAAGTGGGGTTCTTCTATGAGCGATAATAGCCGTCGGATATTCCATGCAATATATCaatatacttatattgtaatatggattataataaagattagtttttttatataaatcgacaaaaaaaaacatttttaatagatAGCAGTACCATCTGATTACAATATAGGGCCAAAAGAGATTGAAAAGTTGAGTAAGTATCATTTATTGAAAACTGAAGTCAGCCGTTTGTGGGATACTAAAACGACTGTTATTTCAATTGTTGTAGGTGCAACAGGTTTAATCGCTAAgagtattacaaaatatatagataagttaGGCACGAACATTCACATCAGCATTCTTCAAAAACAAGCAGTCATACATACGTCAATCATTCTCAGCAAAGTTCTAGGTGACACTGTGTTTTTACACAATACTCAACCAGACCAGCGCGTACAAAACACACAACAACCATCAATTACTCTAACATTAATTAAACACAAAACACGCGGAAGTCATCAAGCGGAATAAATAGATCTTACCCAAATCATACACAGACTCATCACAATAGACGACGACAGATAGGCAGAGGgaggagaagaagaagtacAGAACACCATAATATAGTTACATAGAATTGGGATATAGATATCGTTTTTCCTGCGAGTTGCGGGACGCAATAAtgtataacaataatttataacagCCGACACAGGAAGTCGAGAAAGTGAAAATcacgaagaaaacaaataagattaGTTTTAAAGTCGTTCATTGTTAGGAATTTAATCTTTTACTCAAGACCTTCTTCCTGTTGTTTCTTGACTTGAAAGTTTACTTGGGTTAATACTATGACCTCTAAACGAAAGTAACATTGACCCATGAACTTCATCATTACCAAATGCTCACCTTATTAGTGTCCCTAGGGAAATAGGTTCTTCCTACTTTGAGGATAGCCGTAAAACACTGACCTCTATGAGCGTACTATCGTATAATAGAGGTCACTGCCGTAAATGTACCCAAACCAATCTGGCATGTTGTTGCATAGACCTTAGAATAAAATGTTTGCTTATTAATAGGGTGAATATATGTAACGAATAGTAACTCTTTCTGATAGTAAGTACCTATCTAAGTTTTGACTTTATGATTAGCTTACATTACTATTGCACTTTGCAAATTGCcgttaaaaattacaaagttaccTGAACTTTGTTTAAAGCAGATACCGTTTAGttaaatagaagaagaagaagaaaaagaagtctttattgcacatacaaatagaaagccaggcacaaaggcggccttatcgctagaaGCGAtgtcctccagacaacctttggtttaaGAAACATTACATAAAACGGAATATTGCAATACCCGAATttgctaattatatacattacttgTACAAtgcatactaatactacatatatatagttaaagcatatatatttatataagccACGTATAAGTccaatgagtgtgagcgagacaatgCGAGAAAACATGATCGTGTTTTGGCAGTCGACTACTGTTAGTAGTCAATGCCCAccagtaaacaaaaaaaaaaataaaaaaaacttattactgttcacaccttttagtacttttatataatttttcctttatgcacaccaaagacactcacattatattctatttttgattttagtttttcatgtttaataattttagattttgtttattatttacctctttgatgcTTTTGTATTTCACGATGCCCTTCAGGGgtaaataagcttgtgttaatgtaaaaatatcttttgtttgtttatatgttattgtccttttttatgaatattttgttattttttagtcgcgaggattcagtgataatggggctggctgaaaaccagtgctgcgcgctatagtatgcagctatactgagccagctcctttgtcacacatttatttttatttttattctttaacaattttttttttttattatatagacaagtgcttgactgcaatcacacctgatggtaagtgatgatgcagccttcgataaagcgcgcttgcctagaagatgcctattcactcttgatttgaaggcacccagattataggtatcggggaagacggaagatgggagggcattccaggcctttgcggtgcggatgagaaaggaagaagcaaaacgcttcgtacgtgttgatggtatttcaacaacgtaacggtgcagattctttcggtacctcgcagttcgatggtagaaaggtgatgtttttatgatacaaatgtaacattttacacaaatgtgtgacaataaagacgatttttctttctttatttcggCGCGGCGCTTAATGTCATTCTATCGCGttctggttgctaccacagagatgatagtaacatattaaatcaacgtaacagagtctacctgccggAGTACGTAGTGCTATACAATACTCTTTGTTCATACGTTATTGATTATAAAACGTGTACTTTTCCTCATTGCTATAGTCTGAATTATTTCATGAATTGCATTCTGAAATAAGTAGTCGAGCAGAATattaagagatatttattgtaacttgcccggcttttcggcttctatggtaTTACCGCCATagctcccaacgggagggtttgcccacagAATCGAGAACATACATTGAAGCATcgaaaaccactccattttaggatggtttctcgaacaaaaggttagtcacttcataccattgaGCAGAAGATGAGTTATTTTTATACCATTAattttctaagcgttcaccataaaatatgaaaatgtgaaaaagtttgtaagctagccacattccgcgggtgtaaagtaagacgtgcgcggggcgttttcactgttttcggacacaatgcactgcacacaataatgtctgaatgaggattctgtatgtttttaacatgaagaaaatctcttgcacgagctataaatacttaagggtaaagctttttataacttttacaatgcctatccttgagttttttataactcgtattatatatcatctgcataccctgtgcataccctctatgtacgtcACAGGTGATCACAGTACTTAGatagtattagtaggatttTGATGCCCGTTCACCGACACATTCCTTAGTCTCCCTGTACGATAACCGCGGTGGTGACAATTAtactctgatctgccgtctACACACGGCATCTTACCGACTGTCCTTACTCTGTAGATATTTATagaagtactagctgttgcccgttttaaaaagtaatttttcaatttctCCACAGTAACAATACCTTAAACAACTGTCTGATCAGTCTTAGCTCCTTCtttcacttacaaagaatagtaatcgtt contains:
- the LOC120636824 gene encoding uncharacterized protein LOC120636824, producing the protein MTKAGKEPEVPDFKKFMDLDFKNKKLEEWRNNLPDDLAARLTKEKLYNLFQDVSYDILSELLMALDNNFQETVELWESNPRTWTQKEGTPVAPVGRRTVASST